In Vagococcus luciliae, one genomic interval encodes:
- a CDS encoding DUF1958 domain-containing protein: MVLKKCLKRLFVGMIFFSFLFVTQVSAEEIPSMMDLINESGFTVNEADKPKGAVLIDANTGQYLWGENPDRPHNPASIMKLMVVYLVYQAIEEGKLTLDTTVEANERYVAISQIYQLSNNKIQLGASYPVRELLKMAVVPSSNVATVMLADLVEPNAVEFLNKVNQTAQELGMNDTKIVNITGAEISAFHGLYASEGIDTSSLEMNASNTTTARDLATFTYFLLSKYPDILTITNSSKVTAMTGTPFEETFDTYNYSLPGLEYSYEGVDGLKTGSSPSGGFNIDMTAKKGDLRLIAIVLGVGDWSDQTGEYKRHPFANAMLNYGFNHYEYKNILETGEHEIENKVIMTDKPLYDTVKKDKSYTLSLDDGNVLVVNRLEKISATIPVVEVSYKEKEHSVKKVLKNTPVELIALNIPTTQSEWLQTAKRFWKEIAVGFISLIFLLFLIIWYIRKRNRRKRIKERMKRYSRR; this comes from the coding sequence ATGGTATTAAAAAAGTGTTTAAAAAGATTATTTGTGGGAATGATTTTTTTTAGTTTTCTATTTGTAACACAGGTTTCAGCAGAAGAGATACCAAGCATGATGGATTTAATTAATGAATCGGGTTTTACTGTCAATGAAGCAGATAAACCAAAAGGTGCAGTGTTAATTGATGCAAATACAGGGCAGTATTTGTGGGGAGAAAATCCTGATAGGCCACATAATCCAGCAAGTATTATGAAATTAATGGTTGTTTATTTAGTTTATCAAGCAATTGAAGAAGGAAAACTCACGCTAGATACAACAGTTGAAGCCAACGAGCGCTATGTAGCGATTTCTCAAATTTATCAATTAAGTAATAATAAGATTCAGTTAGGAGCCTCCTACCCAGTAAGAGAATTGCTAAAAATGGCAGTTGTGCCTTCTTCAAATGTAGCAACAGTCATGTTAGCAGATTTAGTTGAACCAAATGCTGTAGAATTTTTAAATAAAGTGAATCAAACCGCGCAAGAATTAGGCATGAACGACACTAAAATTGTCAACATAACTGGTGCAGAAATCAGTGCGTTTCATGGTTTATACGCATCAGAAGGAATTGATACATCATCCTTAGAAATGAATGCATCTAATACAACAACAGCAAGAGATTTAGCAACATTTACCTATTTTTTGTTATCAAAATATCCTGATATTTTAACCATAACTAATTCATCAAAAGTCACAGCAATGACAGGGACACCATTTGAGGAGACATTTGACACGTATAATTATTCGCTACCGGGATTAGAATATTCTTATGAAGGAGTCGATGGATTAAAGACAGGTTCTAGCCCATCAGGAGGGTTTAACATTGATATGACAGCAAAAAAGGGTGATTTACGTTTAATCGCAATAGTATTAGGTGTAGGTGATTGGTCAGACCAAACTGGTGAGTATAAGCGACATCCTTTTGCTAATGCTATGTTAAATTATGGTTTTAATCATTATGAATACAAAAATATTTTAGAGACTGGTGAACACGAAATAGAAAATAAAGTTATTATGACAGATAAACCGCTATACGATACAGTGAAAAAGGATAAATCTTATACATTGAGTTTAGATGATGGCAATGTACTTGTTGTTAATAGGCTAGAAAAAATTTCAGCGACTATTCCAGTAGTGGAAGTGTCATATAAAGAAAAAGAACATTCTGTTAAAAAAGTATTAAAAAATACACCTGTTGAATTAATAGCATTAAATATCCCAACAACGCAATCTGAATGGTTGCAGACAGCAAAACGATTTTGGAAAGAAATAGCTGTTGGATTTATTAGTTTAATTTTTTTACTATTTTTAATAATATGGTATATTAGAAAAAGAAACCGACGAAAAAGGATTAAAGAGAGAATGAAACGCTATTCTCGAAGATAA
- a CDS encoding aldo/keto reductase: MTEQTYYTLKDGNRIPVVGFGTWQAESGEIAKQAVKSALEAGYRHIDTAMIYGNEESVGEAIKESGIPRERLFITTKLWNKDHSYDKAKLAIDESLERLGLDYLDLYLIHWPNPVDYRDHWQEANASAWKAMEEALNSGKVKSIGVSNFLTHHLKALEETASFQPVVNQIYLNPSDQQQEIVSYCKNKGILLEAYSPLGTGDIFKLDELEEIAKAHGKTVAQVVLRWSLQKGFVPLPKSVTPSRIKENIELFDFELSEFEMGLIDALQGKAGQARNPDEVNF; the protein is encoded by the coding sequence ATGACAGAACAGACTTACTATACTCTAAAAGATGGTAACAGAATTCCAGTAGTGGGATTTGGTACGTGGCAAGCTGAAAGTGGTGAAATAGCAAAACAAGCAGTAAAATCTGCGTTAGAAGCGGGTTATCGTCATATTGACACAGCAATGATTTATGGTAATGAAGAAAGTGTAGGCGAAGCAATTAAAGAAAGTGGTATTCCACGTGAAAGATTATTTATTACCACAAAGTTATGGAACAAAGATCACTCATACGATAAAGCAAAACTGGCTATCGATGAGTCTTTAGAGAGATTAGGCCTTGATTATTTAGATTTATATTTAATTCATTGGCCAAATCCAGTGGATTATCGGGACCATTGGCAAGAAGCGAATGCTAGTGCTTGGAAAGCGATGGAAGAGGCTCTCAACTCTGGAAAAGTAAAAAGTATCGGCGTTTCTAATTTTTTGACCCATCATTTGAAGGCGTTAGAAGAGACAGCTTCTTTTCAACCAGTGGTGAATCAAATTTATTTAAATCCTAGTGATCAACAACAAGAAATTGTTAGTTATTGTAAAAATAAGGGTATTTTACTAGAGGCATATAGTCCACTAGGCACAGGTGATATTTTTAAATTAGATGAATTAGAAGAAATCGCTAAAGCACATGGTAAGACTGTGGCACAAGTTGTATTACGTTGGTCTCTTCAAAAGGGATTTGTACCACTTCCTAAGTCTGTTACTCCTAGTCGGATTAAAGAAAATATTGAGTTGTTTGATTTTGAACTATCTGAATTTGAGATGGGACTCATTGACGCTTTACAAGGAAAAGCTGGTCAGGCAAGAAATCCGGATGAAGTTAACTTTTAA
- the cls gene encoding cardiolipin synthase, producing MEKLLKVISNRAVIIVLLILLQLGVLFAIVFRFQNYFVYFYTFYLLISSSVVIKIINSRSNPAYKIAWIIPIMLIPIFGTVIYLVFGRVRFSKKEKTKMEVIQEREQLANERTVPKAKITDGNQNAIIQSNYLSKYGESSLFTHTTSEYYPLGEQAFEAMIEDLKKAEKYIFMEFFIVNEGEMWQTILDIMIKKAREGVDVRFIYDDFGCLFTLPHGYDKKLRKEGIKCCVFNPFIPVLSPIFNNRNHRKITVIDGKIAYTGGINLADEYINAIERFGHWKDNSIKLVGEAAWGFSLLFLSMWDFVNSTESRVEEFIPTYEANELPETKGYYQPYVDSPFDRETVGMNVYLNLINRATDYVYFTTPYLVIDNLLMEALCNAAKGGVDVRIITPHIPDKWYVHAVTKSNYAQLIEAGVKIYEYTPGFIHSKTCVVDGEYATVGTVNLDYRSLFLHFECGVWMYKTNGVDDVLQDHLETEKLSQLITLEEAKNVSFPKKVVQACLSVFAPLL from the coding sequence ATGGAAAAGTTATTAAAAGTTATCTCAAACAGAGCTGTTATTATTGTGTTATTAATCCTTCTTCAATTAGGTGTGTTATTTGCGATTGTGTTTAGATTTCAAAATTATTTTGTTTATTTTTATACGTTCTATTTATTAATTTCCAGTTCTGTTGTGATAAAAATTATTAATAGTCGAAGTAATCCAGCTTACAAAATTGCTTGGATTATTCCAATTATGTTAATTCCTATTTTTGGGACGGTTATTTATTTAGTATTTGGACGTGTTCGCTTTAGTAAAAAAGAAAAAACAAAAATGGAAGTGATTCAAGAAAGAGAACAACTTGCCAATGAGCGAACAGTGCCAAAAGCAAAAATAACAGATGGTAATCAAAATGCTATAATACAGTCTAATTATTTAAGTAAATATGGAGAATCTTCTTTGTTTACACATACAACCAGTGAATATTATCCATTGGGTGAGCAAGCTTTTGAAGCCATGATTGAGGATTTAAAAAAAGCTGAAAAATACATTTTTATGGAATTTTTTATCGTTAATGAAGGTGAAATGTGGCAAACCATTCTTGATATTATGATAAAAAAAGCAAGAGAAGGTGTGGATGTTCGATTTATTTATGATGATTTTGGATGTTTGTTTACATTACCTCATGGATATGATAAAAAATTAAGAAAAGAAGGCATAAAGTGTTGTGTTTTTAATCCATTTATTCCTGTATTATCTCCAATTTTCAATAATCGTAATCATAGGAAAATAACTGTCATTGATGGAAAAATCGCTTATACAGGTGGAATTAACTTAGCTGATGAATACATCAATGCGATTGAGCGTTTTGGTCATTGGAAAGATAATTCAATCAAACTTGTCGGAGAGGCAGCGTGGGGATTTTCTTTGTTATTTTTATCTATGTGGGATTTTGTCAATTCAACTGAAAGTAGAGTAGAAGAATTTATTCCAACCTATGAGGCTAATGAACTACCGGAAACAAAAGGATATTATCAACCTTATGTGGATTCCCCGTTTGATAGAGAAACAGTTGGAATGAATGTCTATTTAAATCTAATCAATCGTGCGACGGATTATGTCTATTTTACTACTCCTTATTTGGTTATTGATAATTTATTGATGGAAGCTCTATGTAATGCCGCAAAAGGTGGTGTCGATGTGAGGATTATTACCCCACATATTCCTGACAAGTGGTATGTTCATGCCGTGACCAAATCAAACTATGCTCAACTAATTGAAGCAGGAGTAAAAATATATGAATACACGCCAGGTTTTATCCATTCTAAAACCTGTGTGGTGGATGGAGAGTATGCAACTGTCGGTACAGTCAATTTGGATTATCGTAGTTTATTTTTACATTTTGAATGTGGTGTGTGGATGTATAAAACGAATGGAGTAGACGATGTCCTACAAGATCACTTAGAAACAGAAAAATTAAGTCAATTAATTACATTAGAAGAAGCAAAAAACGTGTCATTCCCTAAAAAAGTTGTACAGGCGTGTTTATCGGTTTTTGCCCCGTTATTGTAA